CGGAAAGGCTGCGCGGCGAAAAAGGCATTGTGGGCTGCGCCTACGATCTCGTGGGATTCGCCCCGGAGTATGAGCCCGTGGCGCGGCTGCTGCTCGCGCGCGTGCTTGTGGCGGAGGACCTGGACAGCGCGGCGGAGGCCGCGCGCAGGATGCGGGGATGGTCCAAGATCGTCACACTGGACGGGGAGCTGCTGCTGCCGAGCGGCGCGGTGACCGGCGGCAGCCGTCCGAGACGCGGCCCCGGCCTTACGGAGCGGCGCCGGGAGATCGCCGCGTTGGAAGGGAGCGTGCGGGATCTGGAGCGGCGCAGGCGCGAGTGCGAAGCCCGTGTGGCGGACGTGAAGGACCGCCTGGAGCGCGAGACTCACCGGACCGGCGAGCTGCAGAAGCAAGCCGGGGAAGCGCGGCTGGCGCTCACACGCATCGCTGGGGCAAGGGACGCCGCGCTCAATGCCCTTCGTGAACTGGAGGATAGCTCCCGCGAGCTGGCTGTCAGACTGGAGGCGTGCTCCCGGGCTCGCCAGCAGACTCAGGACGAGATCCGCATGCTGGAGGCCATGCTTTCAGACTCGGATGCCGCGGGAGATGAACTGGAAGCCCTGCTGGAGGCGCGACGCTCGGAAGTGGCGGCGCTGCGCGCGGAAGCTGCCGCCGCGATGCGTTCCCTTCAGGAGACGGCGGCAGAGCTTTCGGCGGCCGCTGAGCGGGAGCGTGCCCTGAAGCAGGCGGCGGCAGCCCTGGAAGAGGACCTCAACAGGACACGGAGCCTTCTGGAGGAACGCAGGCGCGAACTGGAGGCCGGCGGCGATGCCGGTGAGAGGGACGCGCTGGAGCTGGAGGAGCTTGCTCAGCGGGCCGACGAGGCGGCCGCCGAGATGGAAGCGCGGCAGGTAGAGCTGATGCAGGCTCAGTCGCGGGCTCAAAAGCTTTTGAACGCTCTGGAAGACGTTTCCCGCGCGCTGCGCGAAAGCCGCGAGCGTTCCGCTGGGCTGGCTTCCGAACTGCACGAGCTGGAGCTTGCCCTGGCGCGGGGCGAGGCCGAGATGGCCCAGATGCTGGAACGGCTCTGGGATGAATATGAGATCACCCGCAACGACGCCCTCACCTGGCCGGAGCCCCTTCTGGTGAAGCACGGGACGGCTGCGGAAGTGGCGCGGCTGCGCCGGGAGATCCGCGCGATGGGAGAGGTGAACACCGGTGCGGTGGCCGAGTTCGAGCGCGTCCGTGAGCGCTGGGAGTTCCTGGCTTCCCAGCGGGCGGACCTGGAGGAGGCGGAACGGGATCTGCTGCAGGCCATCCGGGAGATTGACGACAGCACGCGCGGGCTGTTCATGGAGACGTTCGAGCGGGTGCAGCAGCATTTCGCCGAGGTGTTCACAATGCTCTTTGGCGGGGGGGTGGCCCGGTTGGAACTGACCCAACCGGAAAACCTGCTGGAGACGGGCGTCGAGGTTTTTGTGCAGCCTCCAGGCAAGACGCTGCAGAATATGAATCTGCTATCCGGTGGGGAAAAGGCGCTGACCGCGCAGGCGCTCCTGTTCGCCCTGATGCGCGTCAAACCCAGCCCGTTCTGTGTTCTGGACGAGGTGGACGCTCCGCTGGATGACGCCAATGTGGTCCGCTTCGCCGAGCTGGTTCGCCAATATGCGCGGGACTCTCAGTTCATCGTCATCACTCACAACCGTGCTACAATGGAAGCCGCGGATGTGCTCTACGGCGTCACCATGCGCGAACCCGGCATCTCCAGCCTCTACAGCGCGAAGCTCTCCGACGTCTGAGTAGCCGCCGCGGACGCCGCAGGAGGAGTTTCAAGACTTGACCGGGACACAGGGACTGCTTCTGAAAACGGGAGACCGCGTGGTCTTTTTCGGGGACAGCATCACCGCCGCGGACCCGGGATATGTCAGCTTCATCCGGGAGATGCTGGATAATCTCTACCCGGAGCGCCGCATCGAGATCGTCAACAAGGGTATCGGAGGCAACAAGGTCACCGACCTGCTGGAGCGCGTGGACCGGGATGTGCTTGCGCTGGAGCCGGACTGGGTGAGCATCGCCATCGGCATCAACGACGTGTGGCACGGCCCAAACGGCACTCCCATAGACGTTTTCCGCCTTGTTTACGAGGAGCTTCTGGACCGCATTGCGCAAGGGTCGCGCGCCCGAGTGGTGCTCTGCACGCCGTCCATCATCGAAGAAGATCCGGAGAGTGAACTAAACATCCAGCTCCGCCCGTATGTG
The sequence above is drawn from the Armatimonadota bacterium genome and encodes:
- a CDS encoding esterase, translating into MTGTQGLLLKTGDRVVFFGDSITAADPGYVSFIREMLDNLYPERRIEIVNKGIGGNKVTDLLERVDRDVLALEPDWVSIAIGINDVWHGPNGTPIDVFRLVYEELLDRIAQGSRARVVLCTPSIIEEDPESELNIQLRPYVEAVREIGQRRGLLVVPIREAFLSALERARQTTQRSLFTTDGVHLNQAGNTLFGTTWLKALGAFGDLLP